A genomic segment from Arcobacter acticola encodes:
- a CDS encoding DUF309 domain-containing protein, with the protein MKIDYTIFNQETAIDRFLFAIENDYFVEAHELLEDDWNLYKKQGQKEKALVLKGLINGATALALFFIKKKPEGYKKVWPAFLKYIPLLDHIELENKEKFYEAKNILIKINSQIKIK; encoded by the coding sequence ATGAAAATAGATTACACTATTTTTAATCAAGAAACTGCAATTGATAGATTTTTATTTGCAATTGAAAATGACTATTTTGTAGAAGCTCATGAGTTACTTGAAGATGATTGGAATTTATATAAAAAACAAGGGCAAAAAGAAAAAGCTCTTGTTTTAAAAGGTCTTATAAATGGGGCAACAGCCCTTGCACTTTTTTTTATAAAGAAAAAACCTGAGGGTTATAAAAAAGTTTGGCCTGCATTTTTAAAATACATACCTTTATTAGATCATATTGAATTAGAAAATAAAGAAAAATTTTACGAAGCTAAAAACATATTAATAAAAATAAACTCCCAAATAAAAATCAAGTAA